A stretch of the Engraulis encrasicolus isolate BLACKSEA-1 chromosome 19, IST_EnEncr_1.0, whole genome shotgun sequence genome encodes the following:
- the pkdccb gene encoding extracellular tyrosine-protein kinase PKDCC, with amino-acid sequence MLLTALSGSRLPGQSMSSTTSPLCAVALFAFLILASTFLMRSWHYDLQEKKFVSRHPDVDFLSAQKILFKEIQARQEEIILFYIATDGDSLLDFSGNFVSFYPSMKQDGLRKFNHKDILIGSNNSPDEDMVACEQLEDMKLVEFLGSGYTKTVVKGHLADGLTVALKFINDKGTDMRKCLEEFKDPVGCHELVSFKLKKEIILLQRLKHQNIVKLWGHCRDRAPAGGITAILEQGTPLEMIQLLQTPWEERFRVCLELVRLLHYLSQSPLGSVALLDFQPRQFVMVDGELKLTDLDDATASEPLCRTDADCLLQYPLRNFTARCSERGVCEGMNEMRNLYNAHRYFFIYLLPHHAPPTIRPLVDQIMNSTAELRDNINSTLGAFEEVLNIFKSGLHLENLSPTLIREYTSMRGVSSGGNVEFPCWPSYRQQACVLSVHSVREAASICHSHPQCTSFSITDQRTWTGRLLATFRSGFSHLVPDVRSVVYVRKTKASQGGAPQ; translated from the exons ATGCTGCTGACAGCCCTCAGTGGTAGCCGCTTACCAGGGCAAAGCATGTCGTCCACAACAAGTCCTCTTTGCGCGGTAGCACTTTTCGCCTTCTTGATTCTTGCCTCGACATTTCTTATGAGGAGTTGGCACTATGATCTCCAAGAAAAGAAGTTTGTCAGCCGACACCCTGACGTGGATTTCCTCTCAGCGCAGAAAATTTTATTTAAAGAAATCCAGGCCAGGCAAGAAGAAATCATACTCTTCTATATTGCCACGGATGGGGACAGTTTACTGGACTTCTCGGGAAACTTTGTGTCGTTCTACCCGTCTATGAAACAAGACGGATTGCGTAAATTTAATCATAAAGACATATTAATCGGATCTAATAATTCGCCAGATGAAGACATGGTTGCCTGCGAGCAGCTGGAGGACATGAAACTTGTGGAGTTCCTCGGCTCGGGCTATACAAAAACTGTCGTCAAGGGACACTTGGCAGATGGATTAACAGTTGCACTCAAATTTATAAACGACAAAGGCACTGACATGAGGAAATGTCTCGAGGAGTTTAAAGACCCCGTGGGCTGTCACGAGCTTGTGTCTTTCAAACTGAAGAAAGAAATCATCCTTTTGCAGAGACTAAAACACCAAAATATTGTGAAG CTCTGGGGTCACTGTCGGGATAGAGCACCAGCAGGAGGTATCACTGCCATTCTGGAGCAGGGGACACCACTGGAGATGATCCAGCTCCTGCAGACCCCTTGGGAGGAGCGCTTTCGG GTGTGTCTGGAGCTGGTGCGACTCCTCCACTACCTGTCCCAGTCTCCGCTCGGCTCCGTGGCCCTGCTGGACTTCCAGCCCAGGCAGTTTGTCATGGTGGATGGGGAGCTGAAGCTGACCGACCTGGACGACGCCACGGCCAGCGAGCCCCTCTGCCGCACGGACGCCGACTGCCTGCTCCAGTACCCGCTGCGCAACTTCACGGCCCGCTGCTCCGAACGGGGGGTGTGCGAGGGCATGAACGAGATGAGGAATCTCTACAATGCCCACAG GTATTTCTTCATTTACCTTCTACCGCACCACGCTCCACCCACCATCAGGCCTCTCGTGGACCAGATTATGAACTCAACAG cggaATTAAGAGACAACATCAATAGCACGCTGGGAGCCTTTGAAGAGGTTTTGAACATCTTCAAGTCTGGACTGCACCTCGAGAACCTGTCTCCGACATTAATCAGAG agtaCACCTCCATGCGTGGCGTGAGCAGTGGGGGTAATGTGGAGTTCCCATGCTGGCCGTCCTATCGGCAGCAGGCCTGTGTGCTCTCCGTCCACAGCGTCAGGGAGGCGGCCTCCATCTGCCACTCACACCCCCAGTGCACCAGCTTCTCCATCACCGACCAGAGGACATGGACAG GACGTCTCCTTGCCACGTTTCGGAGCGGTTTCAGCCATCTTGTTCCAGATGTGCGCTCTGTGGTGTACGTACGCAAGACCAAGGCAAGCCAAGGAGGAGCCCCTCAATAG